A stretch of the Musa acuminata AAA Group cultivar baxijiao chromosome BXJ2-7, Cavendish_Baxijiao_AAA, whole genome shotgun sequence genome encodes the following:
- the LOC103991108 gene encoding uncharacterized protein LOC103991108: MTAIEAAVARKRCRRRPQKRRTRRRAEEREERRMRSSVQGGDDASEASAALANCWWRSLIEFDGDSEGGRTEAAAGSRGAVASPRVRVLRELERLAAAANVSLDDIRHKLLTYNAGDLWLPAGGIPKHETDIPPVITILLLGLAGTGKTALVDLMYCVLGRAGFLPFAQSIPLAGNDGRTQCLEEHNVLRSMRSGFCIFDSRGLDCDRMADGLEEVADWMTEGVRHGQPCRGANPPDAPAPASAPPATRFLRRRVNCPVVVANLYELHHSLLSGDPRPLEATRDLFHYPPIKISPTDSPILVLTHGDELSPEERIQARVKTCEYLGVSETNGVYDISCLNEHGTAVDEMDPATSYAVAEAIFRALVVADRTHPAKASIKEWLLVVITWAMCALSTFFAFLSCCCSKLAKANREYTKLRTQ, from the exons ATGACGGCTATAGAGGCAGCGGTGGCAAGGAAACGTTGCAGAAGGCGACCGCAGAAGAGGAGGACGAGAAGGAGGgcagaggagagagaagaaaggAGGATGCGCAGCTCGGTGCAGGGAGGCGACGACGCCAGCGAGGCCAGCGCGGCCTTGGCTAACTGCTGGTGGCGCTCCCTCATTGAGTTCGACGGCGACAGCGAAGGCGGGAGGACGGAGGCCGCCGCGGGATCCAGGGGCGCGGTTGCCTCGCCTCGGGTGCGGGTCCTGAGGGAGCTCGAGCGGCTCGCGGCGGCAGCCAACGTGTCCCTCGACGACATCCGGCACAAGCTGCTGACGTACAATGCTGGCGACCTCTGGCTCCCTGCCGGTGGGATTCCCAAGCACGAGACGGACATCCCCCCTGTCATCACCATCCTGCTGCTCGGGCTTGCCGGCACCGGCAAGACCGCGCTGGTGGATCTCATGTACTGCGTTCTCGGCCGCGCCGGATTCCTGCCTTTCGCTCAGAGCATCCCTCTCGCTG GCAACGACGGGCGGACGCAGTGCCTGGAGGAGCACAACGTGCTGCGGTCTATGCGGAGCGGGTTCTGCATCTTCGACTCCCGCGGCCTCGACTGCGACCGGATGGCCGACGGCCTTGAGGAGGTGGCGGATTGGATGACCGAGGGCGTCCGCCACGGCCAGCCCTGCCGCGGCGCAAACCCCCCCGACGCCCCTGCTCCCGCCTCCGCACCCCCCGCTACGCGCTTCCTCCGCCGACGGGTCAACTGCCCCGTCGTGGTGGCCAACCTCTACGAGCTCCACCACTCCCTCCTCTCCGGCGACCCCCGCCCACTCGAAGCCACCCGCGACCTCTTCCACTACCCTCCCATCAAGATCAGCCCCA CCGACAGCCCCATCCTGGTGCTGACGCACGGCGACGAGCTATCGCCGGAGGAGAGGATCCAGGCGCGGGTGAAGACGTGCGAGTACCTGGGCGTGTCGGAGACGAACGGAGTCTACGACATATCGTGCCTCAACGAGCACGGGACGGCGGTGGACGAGATGGACCCGGCGACGTCCTACGCCGTCGCGGAAGCCATCTTCCGGGCCCTGGTGGTGGCGGACAGGACACACCCGGCCAAGGCCAGCATCAAGGAGTGGCTACTGGTGGTGATCACGTGGGCAATGTGCGCCCTCTCGACCTTCTTTGCCTTCCTCTCTTGCTGCTGCTCGAAGCTTGCCAAGGCCAACAGAGAGTACACCAAGTTGAGGACGCAGTGA
- the LOC135616321 gene encoding GATA transcription factor 16-like: protein MMDLSDMASCDANPRSSDRQIKSCTDCRATKTPLWRAGPTGPKSLCNACGIRYRKNVKEAGMKVKKEKREISDGGGRKRFGVYLKMQMSGLGLWKQISMIGKRRRWRRRRRNVPGEEEQAAVLLMALSSGLR, encoded by the exons ATGATGGATCTAAGTGACATG GCTTCGTGTGATGCAAATCCGAGGAGCAGCGATCGCCAGATCAAGAGCTGTACGGATTGCCGAGCCACAAAAACCCCTCTCTGGCGAGCTGGCCCTACTGGCCCCAAG TCGCTCTGCAACGCTTGTGGGATCCGGTACCGGAAGAATGTAAAGGAAGCCGGAATGAaggtgaagaaggagaagagagagatcAGCGACGGAGGAGGCCGGAAGAGGTTTGGTGTGTATCTTAAGATGCAGATGTCCGGGTTGGGTTTGTGGAAGCAGATATCCATGATTGGGAAAcggaggagatggaggaggaggaggagaaacgtaCCTGGGGAAGAGGAGCAGGCCGCCGTCCTACTGATGGCCCTCTCGTCTGGCTTGCGATAG